In Thermodesulfovibrionales bacterium, the sequence TTGCTATCTCTTCCTGAGTAAGATGGAAATCCTTTTTCAGTCTCTCAAAGGCAAGGGCTGTCTCTATAGGGTCAAGGTCTTCTCTCTGGATATTCTCTATAAGAGCTATCTCCAGGGCATCCCTTGAGGCAAGGTCTTTGATTATTGCAGGTATCTTTTTTAAGCCAGCGAGCTTTGCTGCTCTTAGTCTTCTTTCACCTGCTATTAATTTAAATGTGCCGTCTCCCTGTCTTGTTACAATAACAGGCTGTATAATACCTTTTTCCTTAATTGATTCAGCAAGCTCATTGAGTGACTCATCCCTGAATACCTTTCTTGGCTGGTGGTCACCAGGGATGATTCTGTCTATATCAAGTTTTATGACCTCCTCTGCCTTTTCAGGCAGAAGGGCCTCAATTCCTCTTCCCAACGCTGTTTTCATTCAGTATCTCCTTTGCAAGTTCTATATAACTCTGGGCACCTTTTGATTTTATATCATAAAGCATCACAGGTTTTCCATGACTGGGTGCCTCTGCAAGAGCAACATTTCTTGGAATAACACTTTCATAAACAAGGTCTGTAAAATGTTTTCTCACCTCAGCCTCTACCTGGTGGGAGAGGGCATTTCTGGGATCAAACATCGTTAGCAAAATACCTTCAATCTCAAGCCCTGGATTAAAGGAGCTTCTTACCATACTCAGGGTCTGCATGAGAAGGCTCAGACCCTCAAGGGCATAATATTCGCATTGCACAGGAATAATAACCCCATCTGCTGCTACAAGAGCATTAAGAGTGAGAAGACCGAGTGAGGGAGGACAATCTATGAGGATATACTGAAATCTCTCTTTTACTGAAGAGACTGCCTTTGAAAGGATAAACTCCCTGCTGTTTTTTCCAACAAGCTCAACTTCCACTCCAAGCAGGTCTACTGTGGATGGTGCAAGAAAGAGATGGTTTATCTCAGTGGCAAGGATTATGTCCTTCAATTGAGCCCTTTCAATATAAATATCATAAAGACTAGCATTCAGGGACTTTCTATCAATACCAAGGCCACTTGTCAGATTTCCCTGGGGA encodes:
- a CDS encoding ParB/RepB/Spo0J family partition protein yields the protein MKTALGRGIEALLPEKAEEVIKLDIDRIIPGDHQPRKVFRDESLNELAESIKEKGIIQPVIVTRQGDGTFKLIAGERRLRAAKLAGLKKIPAIIKDLASRDALEIALIENIQREDLDPIETALAFERLKKDFHLTQEEIAKKVGKDRASVANYLRLLVLPEEIKERLHEGSLSFGHAKAILGIEDRSLQVEVARKIIKEGLTVRQTEELVKKLSSREHKQSKKKVLKDPSISTLEERLKKTLGTPVRIIHRGKRGRIEITYNSLEEFDRLLDLLSGS
- a CDS encoding ParA family protein, with amino-acid sequence MARILTIVNQKGGVGKTTTAINLGASLALAEKDILVIDTDPQGNLTSGLGIDRKSLNASLYDIYIERAQLKDIILATEINHLFLAPSTVDLLGVEVELVGKNSREFILSKAVSSVKERFQYILIDCPPSLGLLTLNALVAADGVIIPVQCEYYALEGLSLLMQTLSMVRSSFNPGLEIEGILLTMFDPRNALSHQVEAEVRKHFTDLVYESVIPRNVALAEAPSHGKPVMLYDIKSKGAQSYIELAKEILNENSVGKRN